One segment of Trichlorobacter ammonificans DNA contains the following:
- a CDS encoding glycosyltransferase, giving the protein MNEFLSLLTRLCTVVHFTALLGLCLYGLHRLWLIWCLVTMKKEEAQPVPFNADEQLPRVTVQLPLYNERFVAARLLDAAARLDWPSHRLEIQVLDDSDDDTVLLVDERVAHWQRQGVAITVVRRDGREGYKAGALAAGMAQARGEFIAVFDADFIPPVDFLKATIPWFRDSGVGMVQTRWSFCNTDHSWFTGIQALLLGPHFSIEHLVRYRRGWFFNFNGTAGVWRRRAIETAGGWQADTVTEDLDLSYRAQLAGWRFIYREEYRVPSELPVTMAALRSQQQRWAKGSIQTARKILPRLLRAPLPLAVKAEAAAHLTANIYWLLGLIVMVTLYPAVVWRVGIGLHQLLRIDLPLFLAASGAILSYFLLYALRNGGAGLRHVLLLPLLTAGLAPGISLAVLSGLFQRGGVFERTPKFGVRGRERLPGLAFLYRQKSVPYIAVNLALILYALLPISFAWQRETWFALPLFMVFPLGFAVTAAKDIAETLTPRSAA; this is encoded by the coding sequence ATGAATGAGTTTCTTTCCTTACTGACGCGACTCTGCACCGTTGTCCACTTCACCGCGCTTTTGGGGCTGTGTTTGTACGGCCTGCATCGGCTCTGGCTGATCTGGTGTCTCGTTACCATGAAAAAGGAGGAGGCGCAGCCGGTCCCCTTCAACGCCGACGAGCAGCTTCCCCGGGTCACGGTGCAGTTGCCGCTCTACAACGAGCGGTTTGTGGCGGCACGCCTGCTGGATGCGGCGGCCCGGCTGGACTGGCCGTCCCACCGGCTGGAAATCCAGGTGCTGGACGATTCCGACGACGACACCGTGCTGCTGGTGGACGAGCGGGTTGCCCACTGGCAGCGGCAGGGGGTCGCCATCACCGTGGTGCGGCGGGACGGACGGGAGGGGTACAAGGCCGGAGCCCTGGCTGCCGGCATGGCACAGGCGCGGGGGGAATTCATCGCCGTGTTCGATGCCGACTTCATTCCACCGGTTGATTTCTTAAAAGCCACCATCCCCTGGTTCCGGGATTCCGGTGTCGGCATGGTGCAGACCCGCTGGAGTTTCTGCAATACCGACCACTCCTGGTTTACCGGCATCCAGGCCCTGCTCTTGGGCCCCCATTTCAGTATCGAGCACCTGGTGCGCTATCGCCGGGGCTGGTTCTTCAACTTCAACGGCACCGCCGGAGTCTGGCGGCGCCGCGCCATCGAGACCGCCGGCGGCTGGCAGGCGGATACCGTCACCGAGGACCTGGACCTGAGCTACCGCGCCCAGCTGGCCGGTTGGCGCTTCATCTACCGGGAAGAGTACCGGGTGCCGTCGGAGCTGCCGGTGACCATGGCGGCCCTGCGCAGCCAGCAGCAGCGCTGGGCCAAGGGTTCGATCCAGACCGCCCGCAAGATTCTCCCCCGCCTGTTGCGGGCGCCGCTGCCCCTGGCGGTAAAGGCCGAGGCAGCGGCCCACCTGACTGCCAACATCTACTGGCTGCTGGGCCTGATCGTCATGGTGACCCTCTACCCCGCCGTGGTCTGGCGGGTGGGGATCGGCCTGCACCAGCTGCTGCGGATCGACCTGCCGCTCTTCCTGGCGGCCAGCGGCGCAATTTTAAGCTACTTCCTGCTCTATGCCCTGCGCAACGGCGGCGCCGGCCTGCGGCACGTGCTGCTGCTGCCGCTTCTGACCGCGGGCCTGGCCCCCGGCATTTCCCTGGCGGTGCTCAGCGGCCTGTTCCAGCGGGGGGGCGTGTTTGAGCGAACGCCGAAGTTCGGGGTGCGCGGACGGGAGCGGCTGCCGGGGCTGGCCTTTCTCTACCGCCAGAAGAGTGTGCCGTACATCGCGGTCAACCTGGCGCTCATTCTCTACGCGCTGCTGCCGATCTCCTTTGCCTGGCAGCGGGAGACCTGGTTCGCCCTGCCGCTGTTCATGGTATTCCCCCTCGGCTTTGCCGTGACCGCGGCCAAGGATATCGCCGAGACGCTGACACCCCGCAGCGCAGCCTGA
- a CDS encoding ArsR/SmtB family transcription factor: MTVHAETISYCARRLKALSDPTRWAIVAALADGPRLLADLQTELQIEQTLLSHHLKVLRDEELVVSMREGRLLRCRLADDVTLPAGRRGIDLGCCRLELN, encoded by the coding sequence ATGACCGTTCACGCGGAAACCATCTCCTACTGCGCCAGACGGCTGAAGGCCCTGTCCGACCCCACCCGCTGGGCCATCGTGGCGGCCCTGGCCGACGGTCCCCGCCTGCTGGCCGACCTGCAGACCGAGCTGCAGATCGAGCAGACCTTGCTGTCCCATCATCTGAAGGTCCTGCGGGACGAGGAGCTGGTGGTGTCGATGCGGGAAGGCAGGCTGCTGCGCTGCCGACTGGCGGACGACGTCACCCTGCCGGCGGGGCGGCGTGGGATCGACCTGGGCTGCTGCCGCCTGGAACTCAATTGA
- a CDS encoding extracellular solute-binding protein yields the protein MKSSRLITIICALLALTAGGVFAAQTVIQYDCIPNYANWGGVTKAYQQRTGVVVPPDMKGSSPSMAALEAERNNPKADCVYYSGAIGYQAASKGLHDSYKPKGWEKIPAGLKDPNGTWWTVHTGHIAILVNTAALKGKPVPRSFADLLKPIYQGMVVYDDPRFNGTGFTFVAGISTVLGGKDLTAGFDYLKKLDANILKYNKDNIYNELLRGEVPIWINADGNGLKAKHVDKGSIEVVIPAEGTITMPLVMALVKGAPRKEAAQNYLDWLLGDEAQRLMAESFFQPVMPVKLDPALQAKFPPKSAYAKAKVIPLDRMAAQADNIKKRWEREIEGGR from the coding sequence ATGAAATCCAGTCGCCTCATCACCATCATCTGCGCTCTGCTGGCCCTGACCGCCGGAGGGGTCTTCGCAGCCCAGACCGTCATCCAGTACGACTGCATCCCCAACTACGCCAACTGGGGCGGCGTGACCAAGGCCTACCAGCAGCGGACCGGCGTGGTGGTTCCTCCGGATATGAAGGGGTCCAGCCCCAGCATGGCCGCCCTGGAGGCAGAACGAAACAACCCCAAGGCCGACTGCGTCTACTATTCCGGGGCCATCGGGTACCAGGCCGCCTCCAAGGGTCTCCACGACAGCTACAAGCCCAAAGGGTGGGAGAAAATCCCGGCCGGCCTGAAAGATCCCAACGGTACCTGGTGGACCGTGCATACCGGTCATATCGCCATCCTGGTGAACACCGCCGCGCTGAAGGGCAAGCCGGTCCCCCGCTCCTTTGCCGATCTGCTCAAGCCGATCTACCAGGGGATGGTGGTCTATGACGACCCGCGCTTCAACGGCACCGGCTTCACCTTCGTGGCCGGCATCAGCACCGTGCTGGGGGGCAAGGATCTCACCGCCGGATTCGACTATTTGAAGAAACTGGATGCCAACATCCTCAAGTACAACAAGGACAACATCTATAACGAACTGCTGCGGGGCGAGGTGCCGATCTGGATCAATGCCGACGGCAACGGCCTGAAGGCAAAGCATGTGGACAAAGGGAGCATCGAGGTGGTCATCCCGGCGGAGGGGACCATCACCATGCCGCTGGTCATGGCGCTGGTCAAGGGGGCGCCCCGCAAGGAGGCGGCCCAGAACTACCTGGACTGGCTGCTCGGCGACGAGGCCCAGCGCCTGATGGCCGAATCGTTCTTCCAGCCGGTGATGCCGGTGAAACTGGACCCGGCGCTCCAGGCCAAGTTTCCTCCAAAAAGCGCTTATGCCAAGGCCAAAGTAATCCCCCTGGACCGGATGGCTGCCCAGGCCGACAACATCAAGAAACGTTGGGAACGCGAGATCGAGGGAGGCCGGTAA
- a CDS encoding ABC transporter permease, whose amino-acid sequence MSVSGCLPAERRRPNGALLLCLPLLLLVLALLAWPLAHLLRQSLLLTDAPAAGLTLANYRELFAVPRYRHALLWSLELSLAVAAGSTLLCLAPAWLFTRYDFRGKRLMRAVLTLPMTFSGMIVGFLMVIMLGRTGFIPQLLEGVTGTPSLSGAAYRFPGLILAYLYFEIPRATLTLESALAKLDSRLEQAARSLGANRRQRLCLVVLPLIRPALLSTFALTFSVSLGSFGVLLVLSIRRFTLLPLEIFTQYMAPPSDHGIAAAMSLTLLAAAFGTGYGLRRLARRQEAANG is encoded by the coding sequence GTGTCCGTTTCCGGCTGCCTGCCGGCGGAGCGGCGGCGCCCGAACGGGGCGCTGCTGCTCTGCCTCCCCCTGTTGCTGCTGGTGCTGGCGTTGCTGGCCTGGCCCCTGGCGCACCTCCTCCGGCAGAGCCTGCTGCTGACGGATGCTCCGGCAGCAGGGCTCACGCTGGCAAACTACCGGGAGCTGTTCGCCGTGCCCCGCTACCGTCATGCCCTGCTCTGGTCCCTGGAGCTTTCCCTGGCGGTGGCGGCCGGTTCCACCCTGCTCTGCCTGGCGCCGGCCTGGCTGTTCACCCGCTATGACTTTCGCGGCAAACGGCTCATGCGCGCCGTCCTGACCCTGCCCATGACCTTTTCCGGCATGATCGTCGGCTTCCTGATGGTGATCATGCTGGGGCGAACCGGCTTCATCCCCCAGCTGCTGGAGGGGGTGACCGGCACACCCTCCCTGAGCGGCGCCGCCTACCGTTTTCCCGGCCTGATCCTGGCCTATCTCTACTTTGAGATCCCCCGGGCCACCCTGACCCTGGAATCGGCGCTGGCCAAGCTGGACAGCCGCCTGGAACAGGCGGCCCGCAGCCTGGGGGCCAATCGCCGGCAGCGGTTGTGCCTGGTGGTGCTGCCGCTCATCCGTCCGGCGCTGCTCTCCACCTTTGCGCTCACCTTCAGCGTCTCCCTGGGCTCCTTCGGCGTGCTGCTGGTGCTTTCCATCCGCCGCTTCACCCTGCTTCCCCTGGAGATTTTCACCCAGTACATGGCCCCGCCCAGTGACCACGGCATTGCCGCCGCCATGTCACTGACGCTGCTGGCGGCGGCCTTCGGCACCGGCTACGGGCTGCGCCGCCTGGCGCGCCGCCAGGAGGCGGCCAATGGGTAA
- a CDS encoding ABC transporter permease yields the protein MGNKTGFILCLTVTGGLMAFILLPLVVVLSGSFLNPSLVGLSSDLWSGAQHAIFDFSAFGYLMASYGDWVLFSLQLAVACVLICLLTAVPAGYALARHPFPGSRLVEEFVLLPLSLPGITLSIGLLTAYGELRGPLLVLFGHLLYTLPFMLKVVTATLRSFDVERLENAARTMGASRYQRLFLVVLPNLRHAMMVGSLLVFAVSWGEFNVSFLLNRGRPQTFPAVLYDTYTNQSIQISSAATTIFLAIVIPAVLAIQWLGGKESTDMEQGA from the coding sequence ATGGGTAACAAAACCGGTTTCATCCTCTGCCTGACCGTCACCGGCGGCCTGATGGCCTTCATCCTGCTGCCGCTGGTGGTGGTCCTGTCGGGCTCCTTCCTCAACCCCTCCCTGGTGGGACTGTCCTCCGACCTCTGGTCCGGAGCACAGCATGCCATCTTCGACTTCAGCGCTTTCGGCTACCTGATGGCAAGCTACGGCGACTGGGTACTCTTCAGCCTGCAACTGGCCGTTGCCTGCGTGCTTATCTGCCTGCTGACGGCGGTGCCGGCCGGCTACGCCCTGGCGCGTCATCCCTTTCCGGGCTCGCGGCTGGTGGAGGAGTTCGTGCTGCTGCCCCTCTCCCTGCCGGGCATCACCCTCTCCATCGGGCTTTTGACCGCCTACGGCGAACTGCGGGGCCCGTTGCTGGTGCTGTTCGGCCACCTGCTCTACACGCTCCCCTTCATGCTCAAGGTGGTGACCGCCACCCTGCGCAGCTTCGACGTGGAGCGGCTCGAAAACGCCGCCCGCACCATGGGGGCCTCCCGGTACCAGCGGCTGTTCCTGGTGGTGCTGCCCAACCTGCGGCACGCCATGATGGTGGGATCGCTGCTGGTGTTCGCCGTCTCCTGGGGGGAGTTCAACGTCAGCTTTCTGCTGAACCGCGGCCGCCCCCAGACCTTTCCGGCAGTGCTCTACGACACCTACACCAACCAGAGCATCCAGATCTCCAGCGCCGCCACCACCATCTTTCTCGCCATCGTCATCCCCGCCGTGCTGGCCATCCAGTGGCTTGGCGGCAAGGAATCCACGGACATGGAGCAGGGCGCATGA
- a CDS encoding ABC transporter ATP-binding protein has translation MNLPIAARNLRKTYGTVTAVHDFSHDFVPGRITTILGPSGSGKSTLLAMLAGLAKPDSGTVLLDGKNITDLPAERRDFGLVFQNYALFPHLTVVENVAFGLRVRGVGRPERLKQATAALEKVRIAHLAQRRIHQISGGEQQRAALARALAFQPRVLLLDEPLSALDAKLREGLREELGRLLRECDLTTVYVTHDQSEAMGMGDQLLIMRDGRIEQSGSPQEVYARPRTPFVASFLGSANLLDGHCLPDGNGVTLRLSFGEFTLPPAPAAGPCRVVVRPEDIAVADDGPVRGEVLTAVFLGSQVRLTVALAGTTLTVDTSNDIAPTPGSSIALRFQHRKFHLLQPEV, from the coding sequence ATGAACCTACCGATAGCGGCACGCAACCTCAGAAAAACCTACGGCACGGTCACGGCGGTGCATGATTTCAGCCACGACTTTGTGCCGGGCCGGATCACCACCATCCTGGGGCCCAGCGGCTCGGGCAAGTCAACGCTGCTGGCCATGCTGGCCGGACTGGCGAAACCGGACAGCGGCACCGTGCTGCTGGACGGCAAGAACATTACCGATCTACCGGCGGAGCGGCGCGACTTCGGTCTGGTCTTCCAGAACTACGCCCTTTTCCCCCACCTCACCGTGGTGGAGAACGTCGCCTTCGGCCTGCGGGTACGGGGTGTGGGACGGCCGGAGCGGCTGAAGCAGGCAACGGCGGCCCTGGAGAAGGTCCGGATAGCGCACCTGGCCCAGCGGCGTATTCATCAGATCTCCGGCGGCGAGCAGCAGCGGGCGGCCCTGGCCCGTGCCCTGGCCTTTCAGCCCCGGGTGCTGCTGCTGGACGAACCGTTGTCGGCCCTGGACGCCAAGTTACGGGAGGGGTTGCGGGAGGAGCTGGGACGCCTGCTGCGGGAATGCGACCTCACGACCGTGTACGTGACCCATGACCAGAGCGAGGCGATGGGCATGGGAGACCAGCTGCTCATCATGCGCGACGGCCGGATCGAGCAGTCCGGTTCCCCCCAGGAGGTCTACGCACGGCCCCGGACCCCCTTTGTAGCCTCATTTCTCGGTTCGGCCAACCTGCTCGACGGCCACTGCCTGCCCGACGGCAACGGGGTGACGCTGCGGCTTTCCTTCGGCGAGTTCACCCTGCCGCCGGCACCAGCGGCCGGCCCCTGCCGGGTGGTGGTCCGGCCGGAGGACATTGCCGTTGCCGATGACGGCCCGGTGCGGGGCGAGGTCCTGACCGCCGTCTTCCTGGGCAGTCAGGTACGGCTGACCGTGGCCCTGGCCGGAACAACACTGACCGTGGACACGTCCAACGACATCGCTCCTACCCCCGGTAGCAGCATTGCGCTGCGGTTTCAGCACAGGAAGTTCCATCTCCTGCAGCCGGAGGTGTGA
- a CDS encoding homocysteine synthase codes for MSETTTYKAETLALHAGQKPDPATNSRAVPIYQTTSYLFNDAEHAARLFGLQEFGNIYTRLMNPTTDVFEQRVAALEGGVGALGVASGQSAISLAILAIAHSGDEIVSATSLYGGTYNLFHYTLPQLGITVKFVDPSDPENFRKAITPRTRLLYGETVGNPKLDTLDIEKVAEIAHENDIPLIIDNTVPSPYLVNPLKHGADIVVHSATKFIGGHGTSIGGVIVDGGAFNWGNGKFPEIAQPDPSYHGINFWEALGKIAYIIKVRVSLLRDLGPAVSPFNSFLFLQGLETLHLRLERHSTNALKVADFLKNHPKVGWVNYPGLPDHPSYKLADKYHTRGLFGALVGFGIKGGTLEDGKKFINSLKLHSLLANIGDAKSLVIHPASTTHSQLTPEEQISTGVTPDFIRLSVGIENVDDIIADLDQALALV; via the coding sequence ATGAGTGAGACCACGACGTACAAAGCTGAAACTCTGGCTCTGCATGCCGGACAGAAACCTGACCCGGCCACCAACAGCCGGGCGGTGCCCATTTATCAGACCACCTCATACCTGTTCAATGACGCCGAACACGCCGCCCGCCTGTTCGGGCTCCAGGAGTTCGGCAACATCTATACCCGGCTGATGAATCCGACTACGGATGTATTTGAACAGCGGGTGGCGGCGCTTGAGGGAGGCGTGGGAGCACTGGGAGTTGCATCCGGGCAGTCGGCCATTTCACTGGCAATTCTTGCCATTGCACATTCCGGCGATGAAATTGTCTCGGCCACCAGCCTCTACGGCGGCACCTACAACCTGTTTCACTACACCCTTCCGCAACTTGGTATCACGGTAAAGTTCGTAGATCCGTCCGATCCTGAAAACTTTCGTAAAGCGATCACCCCCAGAACCAGGCTGCTCTATGGTGAAACGGTTGGCAATCCCAAACTGGACACCCTGGACATCGAGAAGGTGGCGGAAATCGCCCATGAAAACGATATTCCGCTGATTATCGACAACACCGTGCCGTCACCGTATCTGGTGAATCCGCTTAAACACGGCGCCGATATAGTTGTACATTCTGCGACCAAGTTTATTGGAGGACACGGTACTTCCATAGGCGGCGTTATCGTGGACGGCGGCGCCTTCAACTGGGGCAACGGCAAGTTTCCGGAAATAGCACAGCCCGACCCATCCTACCACGGCATCAATTTCTGGGAAGCCCTGGGTAAGATTGCATACATTATCAAGGTTCGGGTCTCACTGTTGCGCGACCTCGGACCGGCAGTCTCTCCATTCAATTCCTTCCTGTTTCTCCAAGGATTGGAAACGTTGCATCTCAGGCTGGAACGACACAGCACCAATGCCCTCAAGGTTGCCGACTTCCTGAAAAATCATCCCAAGGTTGGATGGGTCAATTATCCCGGCCTGCCTGATCATCCCTCATACAAACTGGCGGACAAGTACCACACACGCGGCCTGTTTGGCGCTCTGGTCGGCTTCGGCATCAAGGGAGGCACCCTTGAGGATGGCAAGAAATTCATCAACTCCCTCAAACTGCATTCACTGCTGGCCAATATCGGCGATGCCAAATCCCTGGTAATCCATCCGGCATCAACAACACATTCGCAGTTGACACCGGAAGAGCAGATTTCAACAGGTGTGACACCTGATTTTATCCGGCTCTCGGTCGGCATTGAAAATGTGGATGATATCATCGCCGACCTGGATCAGGCGCTGGCGCTGGTTTAA